One genomic segment of Mytilus trossulus isolate FHL-02 chromosome 4, PNRI_Mtr1.1.1.hap1, whole genome shotgun sequence includes these proteins:
- the LOC134714268 gene encoding fibrinogen-like protein 1: protein MTTDGGRWTVLVRRMDGSENFNKNWVEYENGFGDLNREFWLGNKYLNILTSTGKTTEMRVDIENFKGEKKYAKYSTFKVGDAASKYTLTLGGFSGNVADGLAHHNNNKFSTPDQDNDNNQNHCATSGQRLGAGWWFNSCDSACFTLSYANNKEGLTGESLIQWEVWGGSGFSLKYAAMMIRRV from the exons ATGACTACTGATGGAGGACGCTGGACT gttCTTGTCAGACGAATGGATGGTTCTGAGAATTTCAATAAAAACTGGGTTGAATATGAAAATGGCTTTGGAGACCTCAACCGGGAATTTTGGTTGG GAAACAAATATCTGAATATACTAACATCAACTGGAAAAACAACTGAAATGAGAGTCgacattgaaaattttaaaggagAAAAGAAGTATGCCAAATACTCAACATTCAAAGTTGGAGATGCTGCCTCGAAATATACACTGACACTTGGAGGATTTTCTGGAAATGTTG ctgATGGTTTAGCACATCACAACAACAATAAATTCTCAACACCTGACCAAGACAATGATAATAATCAGAACCACTGTGCAACAAGTGGCCAACGACTTGGTGCTGGTTGGTGGTTCAACAGCTGTGATAGTGCCTGCTTCACATTATCCTATGCAAATAATAAGGAAGGTCTTACTGGAGAAAGTCTTATACAATGGGAAGTATGGGGCGGCTCAGGATTTTCCCTGAAGTATGCTGCCATGATGATTCGAAGAGTTTAA